A stretch of Myxococcus hansupus DNA encodes these proteins:
- a CDS encoding DEAD/DEAH box helicase, producing the protein MKSTLPPHHGLPDSILNDPELVMRTDPETPSLTDVQYEALSQGAARGTSMLVVAPTSTGKTLIGVWALTTWLLNAPPRNAVYLVTHRALARQKFEELQALLCERYFQGDKHSIVLANGDTIEDGAGSVPTDPLNAPVLVATYEKYLAMLSGSGSPSDTSRHIIICDEIQIIGDEHRGRSIEVLLTMLRNARWGQFIGLSAVIDPRDAKDLSEWLGAKLVHVGQREKHLHYECRTLSRIRTFRTDRPELGIEEKTPPGPLGTEKTIAELKKNKSALPIVVFCMTRKRVDEAVRAYAQSLGMKIDDTHPLHPKLHEPTAAARNLSQFIPRRFAFHNAELMDDERRLVEDVLKNKALDIVFATSTLAAGVNFPFKTAVFDEWKRWNPKTKTRDPLPASEFQNMAGRVGRMGTAHSHGAIIFSSTGTFIDAQASNQYLQPDRATPLTPRITPTGFSQLALQLVSSGVCLNESDVAEFLSSTFSAMRERESNQTGLEHWRRAMAQSIQALREWGFLL; encoded by the coding sequence GTGAAGTCCACCCTGCCGCCGCATCACGGGTTGCCAGACTCAATCCTCAACGACCCGGAGCTGGTGATGCGCACTGATCCGGAAACCCCATCACTGACCGATGTCCAATACGAAGCTCTCTCCCAAGGAGCTGCACGCGGCACTTCAATGCTCGTGGTCGCACCAACCTCCACGGGCAAGACGCTCATCGGCGTATGGGCCTTGACCACCTGGCTCCTCAATGCCCCGCCCAGGAACGCCGTCTACCTAGTCACCCATCGAGCGCTGGCTCGCCAAAAGTTCGAAGAGCTTCAAGCGCTGCTGTGTGAGCGCTACTTCCAGGGAGACAAGCACAGCATTGTCCTCGCCAACGGCGACACCATCGAAGATGGCGCCGGCTCCGTTCCGACGGACCCACTGAATGCCCCCGTCCTGGTGGCGACCTACGAGAAGTACCTGGCGATGCTCTCTGGGAGCGGCTCACCGTCCGACACTTCTCGTCACATCATCATCTGCGATGAAATCCAGATCATCGGCGACGAACACCGGGGGCGCAGCATCGAAGTCCTCCTGACGATGCTTCGCAACGCCCGTTGGGGACAATTCATCGGCCTCTCCGCTGTCATCGATCCACGAGACGCCAAGGACCTCAGCGAATGGCTCGGCGCCAAGCTCGTCCACGTCGGCCAAAGAGAAAAACACCTCCACTACGAATGCCGAACCCTCAGTCGAATCCGCACGTTTCGAACGGATCGACCCGAACTTGGAATCGAAGAGAAAACGCCCCCCGGGCCGCTGGGCACCGAGAAGACAATCGCCGAACTCAAGAAGAACAAATCAGCCCTGCCGATCGTCGTCTTCTGCATGACCCGCAAGCGTGTGGACGAAGCCGTTCGCGCATATGCGCAGTCCCTAGGGATGAAGATCGACGACACCCACCCCTTGCACCCTAAGCTGCACGAGCCCACGGCCGCAGCCCGGAACCTCTCTCAATTCATCCCCCGTCGCTTCGCGTTTCACAACGCGGAGTTGATGGACGACGAACGACGACTCGTCGAGGACGTGCTCAAAAACAAAGCCCTCGACATCGTCTTCGCAACGAGCACGCTCGCGGCTGGCGTCAACTTCCCCTTCAAGACAGCGGTCTTCGACGAATGGAAGCGCTGGAACCCGAAGACCAAGACTCGCGATCCCCTTCCCGCAAGTGAATTCCAGAACATGGCGGGTCGCGTGGGGAGGATGGGGACCGCCCACTCCCACGGAGCCATCATCTTCTCATCGACTGGTACCTTCATCGATGCACAAGCATCGAATCAGTACCTGCAACCCGACCGGGCGACGCCACTGACCCCGAGAATCACCCCCACCGGATTCAGCCAGCTCGCGCTCCAATTGGTGTCCTCCGGCGTCTGTCTCAACGAGTCCGATGTCGCCGAATTTCTTTCCAGCACGTTCAGCGCCATGCGCGAGCGCGAATCGAATCAGACAGGACTCGAACACTGGAGACGGGCCATGGCGCAATCCATCCAAGCACTTCGCGAGTGGGGGTTCCTCCTGTGA
- a CDS encoding DUF4336 domain-containing protein, which translates to MPVEFGYGYDGQVMTADSQERAAHATEWSDGVLPYAPLSTLKPLADDVWWVDGPVARMRVGPLSLPFPTRMAIVRLNSGGLWLWSPTAPTPELFAEVDALGPVAHLVSPNRFHYASIPAWKARYPQATAWASPGVRERARSQNIDVTFDADLEDTAPPAWSRDLGQHIFRGSRFVEEVAFFHGASSTLILADMVMALEPERLQPRWRWLLSLGGTMWPGQTPREVQVTSWGRTEQARASYEQLRAWQPRRVLLGHGRCYLDDGAAQLERAFAWLR; encoded by the coding sequence GTGCCCGTCGAGTTCGGTTACGGCTACGATGGCCAGGTCATGACCGCGGACAGCCAGGAGCGCGCAGCGCACGCGACGGAGTGGAGCGATGGGGTGCTGCCCTACGCGCCCCTGTCGACCCTCAAGCCACTCGCGGATGACGTGTGGTGGGTGGACGGGCCCGTGGCGAGGATGCGCGTGGGCCCGCTTTCGCTGCCGTTCCCCACGCGCATGGCCATTGTCCGCTTGAACTCCGGGGGCCTGTGGCTCTGGTCGCCCACGGCGCCGACGCCCGAGTTGTTCGCGGAGGTGGATGCGCTCGGCCCGGTCGCGCACCTCGTCTCACCGAACCGGTTCCACTACGCGAGCATCCCCGCGTGGAAGGCGCGCTATCCGCAGGCGACGGCTTGGGCCTCTCCGGGTGTTCGTGAGCGTGCGCGCTCACAGAATATCGACGTCACGTTCGACGCGGACCTGGAGGACACCGCACCACCGGCCTGGTCGCGCGACTTGGGCCAACACATCTTTCGCGGTAGTCGCTTCGTGGAAGAGGTCGCGTTCTTCCACGGTGCGTCCTCGACCTTGATCCTCGCGGACATGGTCATGGCGCTGGAGCCCGAGCGTCTCCAGCCGCGCTGGCGCTGGCTGCTCTCGCTGGGCGGAACGATGTGGCCCGGGCAGACGCCGCGCGAGGTCCAGGTGACGTCTTGGGGACGGACCGAACAGGCTCGCGCGAGCTACGAGCAACTGCGGGCCTGGCAGCCACGCCGGGTGTTGCTCGGGCATGGGCGCTGCTACCTCGATGACGGCGCGGCCCAGCTCGAACGCGCGTTCGCCTGGCTGCGCTGA
- a CDS encoding Kelch repeat-containing protein, with amino-acid sequence MIAARHRHTVTALPSGKALVTGGNMWPGTLRTAELYDPATHGFTSAAPMGVARNSHSATLLPSGKVLVVGGSGTTSAELYDPATNTWAPTGSTSRAYWNHHAELLLSGKVLVFDDSGTSELYNPATGTWSTVAALPGARSDGAVALLRSGQVLSAGGFAGSAYTAASALFDPGERTWNATAPLGMARCQHTATELSSGAVLVAGGSNVGTPIASVEVYDPGARTWSSLAPMTEARSGHAALRLPWGQVLVIGGNVSTTVTTAELYDPATNTWTPTGSLNVARSGFSATMLPTGKVIVTGGRSGITYFTSTELYNPATGTWSATGNLGFGRADHAAALLPDGRVLVTGGAYFANSLTHQTATSEVYDPTTGAWSPSGNLSLARSDLTLNVLNTGMPLAVGGRNGTSIPFGAFSTNAVQAYSLATGTWTSASWLRSARYFHSSAVLASGELMTAGGQARLGAGVPVNTLGSAELYNPATGTWTETAGMLAGRADFTLTPLYTQEVLAVGCGLAGEPSAELYTP; translated from the coding sequence ATGATCGCCGCGCGCCACCGGCACACGGTGACGGCGCTGCCCTCCGGCAAAGCACTGGTCACAGGTGGCAACATGTGGCCCGGCACGCTGCGGACCGCGGAGCTGTATGACCCGGCCACCCATGGTTTCACCTCCGCGGCCCCCATGGGCGTCGCGCGCAACAGCCACAGCGCCACGCTGCTGCCCTCGGGCAAGGTGCTCGTGGTGGGCGGCAGCGGCACCACCTCGGCCGAGCTCTACGATCCGGCCACCAACACCTGGGCGCCCACCGGCTCCACCTCCCGCGCCTACTGGAACCACCACGCCGAGCTGCTGCTTTCGGGCAAGGTGCTCGTCTTCGACGACAGCGGCACCAGCGAGCTCTACAACCCGGCCACGGGCACCTGGAGCACCGTCGCGGCCCTGCCTGGCGCCCGCTCCGACGGCGCGGTGGCGCTGCTTCGCTCCGGACAGGTGCTGTCCGCCGGTGGCTTCGCGGGTTCCGCCTATACGGCCGCCTCGGCCCTCTTCGACCCGGGTGAACGCACGTGGAACGCCACGGCGCCGCTCGGGATGGCGCGTTGCCAGCACACCGCCACCGAGCTGTCGTCCGGCGCGGTGCTGGTGGCTGGAGGCTCGAACGTGGGGACGCCGATCGCCAGCGTGGAGGTCTACGACCCGGGCGCCCGCACGTGGTCCTCGCTGGCGCCGATGACCGAGGCTCGCAGCGGACATGCGGCGCTTCGGCTGCCCTGGGGACAGGTGCTCGTCATTGGCGGGAATGTCTCCACCACGGTGACCACGGCGGAGCTGTATGACCCGGCCACGAACACCTGGACGCCGACCGGCAGCTTGAACGTGGCGCGTTCTGGCTTCAGCGCCACGATGCTGCCCACCGGGAAGGTCATCGTCACGGGTGGGCGCAGTGGCATCACGTACTTCACCAGCACCGAGCTCTACAACCCCGCCACTGGCACATGGAGTGCCACGGGCAACCTCGGCTTTGGCCGAGCGGACCACGCCGCGGCCCTGTTGCCGGATGGCCGTGTGCTCGTCACGGGAGGCGCCTACTTCGCGAACTCGCTGACGCATCAGACCGCGACCTCGGAGGTGTATGACCCCACCACCGGCGCCTGGTCTCCCAGCGGGAACCTCTCGCTGGCGCGCAGCGACCTGACCTTGAACGTGTTGAACACGGGCATGCCGCTGGCGGTCGGGGGCCGGAACGGCACTTCCATTCCATTCGGCGCGTTCTCGACGAACGCGGTGCAGGCATACTCACTGGCGACTGGCACATGGACGTCCGCGAGCTGGCTGAGGTCCGCGCGGTACTTCCACTCGAGCGCCGTTCTCGCGTCGGGGGAACTCATGACGGCGGGAGGCCAGGCACGCTTGGGGGCTGGCGTCCCCGTCAACACCTTGGGCAGCGCGGAGCTGTACAACCCGGCCACGGGCACCTGGACGGAGACCGCGGGCATGCTCGCCGGCCGCGCGGACTTCACGCTGACGCCGCTCTACACGCAGGAGGTGCTCGCGGTGGGATGCGGGCTCGCGGGTGAGCCGTCCGCGGAGCTTTATACGCCGTAG
- a CDS encoding kelch repeat-containing protein, whose protein sequence is MKRIAPRLSLLTLLVCAACGPEAVDAPSFQPQTQTSALAAPRWDATTPALTARSGAIATRLPSGAVLVTGGTTTSGPLSTTELYHPATATWPPTTAMSSRRSGHDQCGHL, encoded by the coding sequence ATGAAAAGAATTGCACCACGCCTCTCCCTGCTCACGCTGCTGGTCTGCGCCGCCTGTGGACCGGAGGCCGTGGACGCGCCGTCCTTTCAGCCCCAAACCCAGACATCGGCCCTGGCGGCGCCTCGCTGGGATGCCACCACGCCCGCGTTGACCGCGCGCAGCGGCGCCATCGCCACGCGGCTGCCCAGCGGCGCGGTGCTCGTCACCGGCGGAACCACGACCAGCGGTCCGCTGAGCACGACCGAGCTCTACCATCCGGCCACAGCCACCTGGCCCCCCACCACGGCCATGAGCAGCCGGCGCAGCGGACACGACCAGTGCGGACATCTATGA
- a CDS encoding GNAT family N-acetyltransferase, whose product MVEIRSFDGDAKEASLFLNGVWQRTYGAKMGLTLWDERFFDWLLFSNPLADRDYMLGAYSKNKLVGVFFAEPAKIQLGQRQVDGTYGSWATVAPESRGQGIAVKMSDEMLSRHRERGAALTLACVSDGTLGQAFWGRRSHARYLNGLSLWLYTFDSRKAIRWSLSATERAFLTLTQPFQRRRFEGARTDGIRAYQPKDLPQCMTLVQKMMSPVNLGYAYTTERLAHQLQYRQVPRTFVLERDGVIQGMVNYYTLQMTARGLLTSGLVDLIAFKEGLPLSEQRRLLWVAMQDMVAQGADCAAILHSPCTPASLMLRSGWLPFPGGARVTCLLSSPDVELPASPRVFMHLR is encoded by the coding sequence ATGGTTGAGATCCGCTCCTTCGACGGTGACGCGAAGGAAGCCTCCCTGTTCCTCAACGGCGTCTGGCAACGGACGTACGGCGCGAAGATGGGGCTGACCCTCTGGGATGAGCGCTTCTTCGACTGGTTGCTCTTCAGCAATCCCCTGGCGGACCGGGACTACATGCTCGGGGCGTATTCGAAGAACAAGCTGGTGGGGGTCTTCTTCGCGGAGCCCGCGAAGATTCAACTCGGCCAGCGGCAGGTAGACGGCACCTACGGCAGTTGGGCCACCGTGGCGCCGGAGAGCCGGGGCCAAGGCATCGCCGTCAAGATGTCGGACGAGATGCTGTCCCGCCACCGCGAGCGCGGCGCGGCGCTCACCCTGGCCTGCGTGTCCGACGGGACCTTGGGGCAAGCCTTCTGGGGCCGGCGGAGCCACGCGCGTTACCTCAACGGCCTGTCGCTCTGGCTGTACACCTTCGACAGCCGGAAGGCGATCCGCTGGTCGCTGAGCGCCACCGAACGCGCGTTCCTCACGCTCACCCAGCCCTTCCAGCGGCGGCGCTTCGAGGGCGCGCGCACCGACGGCATCCGGGCCTACCAGCCGAAGGACCTGCCCCAGTGCATGACGCTGGTCCAGAAGATGATGAGCCCGGTGAACCTGGGGTACGCCTACACCACGGAGCGCCTGGCGCACCAACTCCAGTACCGCCAGGTCCCCCGGACCTTCGTCCTGGAACGGGACGGCGTCATCCAGGGCATGGTCAACTACTACACGCTTCAGATGACGGCGCGAGGGCTCCTGACGTCGGGGCTGGTGGACCTGATTGCCTTCAAGGAAGGGCTGCCACTCTCGGAGCAGCGCCGGCTGCTCTGGGTGGCCATGCAGGACATGGTGGCCCAGGGCGCGGATTGCGCCGCGATATTGCACAGCCCCTGCACGCCGGCCTCATTGATGCTGCGCTCGGGATGGCTGCCTTTCCCGGGAGGCGCCCGGGTGACATGCCTGCTCTCCTCGCCCGACGTGGAGCTGCCCGCTTCGCCACGCGTCTTCATGCACCTGCGCTGA
- a CDS encoding acyl-CoA dehydrogenase family protein, with protein MSFFQEPPRLGNQYDDDALLKSYLARTLPEDLLRSLTDEFRDLGDLGGDYFYRFQLRDRLNEPELTQWDAWGHRVDHIEVSPLWKEAEALAAKRGLVATAYEQKSAELSRVHQFALNYLVQPSLDVYSCPLAMTDGAARSLLTLGNQTLIDRALPRLTSRDPATAWTSGQWMTERTGGSDVGLTQTVARESPEGWRLSGTKWFTSATTAQMALTLARPEGNGPGGKGLALFYVETRDAAGRLNGIQINRLKDKLGTRKVPTAELTLDGTLAVPVAGLTDGIRNMAWMLNVTRTWNAVGSAWGMRRALALARDYAQRRVQFGARLADKPLHVDTLAGLEAEFQAGFLLAFRAVELLGRMEAKVATEQELLLQRLVTPLAKLTTGRQVVHVTSEVTESFGGAGYVEDTGIPRLQADAQVLSIWEGTTNVLSLDALRALAKVGTLEAFFQEVETLMGPVRDAGLRPCAEAAHAALEHARDWVSGALENPSTLEAGARRFALTLGRTLELALLSAHAQWCLDHGHGPRSRAAARRFASHGVNLIQQDSNLEEARLLA; from the coding sequence ATGAGCTTCTTCCAGGAACCGCCCAGGCTGGGGAATCAGTACGACGACGACGCGCTGCTGAAGAGCTACCTGGCGCGCACCCTTCCCGAGGATCTGCTCCGCTCGCTCACGGACGAGTTCCGCGACCTGGGCGACCTGGGCGGCGACTACTTCTACCGCTTCCAGCTCCGGGACAGGCTCAACGAGCCCGAGCTGACCCAGTGGGACGCCTGGGGCCACCGCGTCGACCACATCGAAGTGTCCCCGCTGTGGAAGGAAGCCGAGGCCCTGGCCGCGAAGCGCGGCCTCGTCGCGACGGCCTATGAACAGAAGAGCGCCGAGCTCAGCCGCGTCCACCAATTCGCACTCAACTACCTCGTGCAGCCGTCACTGGATGTGTATTCGTGCCCGCTGGCGATGACGGACGGCGCCGCGCGCTCGCTGCTCACGCTGGGCAACCAGACACTCATCGACCGCGCCCTGCCCCGCCTGACGTCTCGCGACCCGGCCACGGCGTGGACGTCCGGCCAGTGGATGACGGAGCGCACGGGCGGTTCGGACGTGGGCCTGACGCAGACGGTGGCCCGCGAATCCCCCGAGGGCTGGCGGCTGTCCGGCACGAAGTGGTTCACCTCCGCGACCACCGCGCAGATGGCGCTGACGCTGGCTCGCCCCGAAGGCAACGGCCCCGGCGGCAAGGGACTGGCGCTGTTCTACGTGGAGACGCGAGACGCCGCCGGCCGCCTCAATGGCATCCAAATCAACCGGCTCAAAGACAAGCTGGGCACGCGCAAGGTCCCCACCGCGGAGCTGACGCTGGATGGCACCCTGGCCGTCCCCGTCGCGGGTTTGACGGACGGCATCCGGAACATGGCGTGGATGCTCAACGTGACGCGCACCTGGAACGCAGTGGGCTCCGCCTGGGGCATGCGCCGGGCGCTCGCGCTGGCCCGCGACTATGCCCAGCGACGCGTGCAGTTCGGCGCGAGGCTCGCGGACAAGCCGCTCCACGTGGACACGCTGGCGGGCCTGGAGGCGGAGTTCCAGGCGGGCTTCCTGCTCGCCTTCCGCGCCGTGGAGCTGCTGGGCCGCATGGAGGCGAAGGTCGCCACCGAGCAGGAGCTGCTCCTGCAACGGCTGGTGACGCCCCTGGCCAAGCTCACCACCGGCCGGCAGGTGGTGCACGTCACCTCCGAGGTCACCGAGTCCTTCGGCGGTGCGGGCTACGTGGAGGACACCGGCATCCCCCGCCTCCAGGCGGACGCCCAGGTGCTCTCCATCTGGGAAGGCACCACGAACGTGCTGTCCCTGGATGCGCTGCGGGCCCTGGCCAAGGTGGGCACGCTGGAGGCCTTCTTCCAGGAAGTGGAGACCCTCATGGGCCCGGTCCGGGATGCCGGCCTGCGGCCCTGCGCCGAGGCCGCCCACGCCGCCCTGGAGCACGCGCGGGACTGGGTCTCCGGCGCGCTGGAGAACCCCTCCACCCTGGAGGCCGGGGCCCGCCGCTTCGCGTTGACACTGGGCCGCACCTTGGAGCTGGCGCTGCTGAGCGCCCATGCCCAATGGTGTCTGGACCACGGCCACGGCCCCCGGAGCCGGGCCGCGGCCCGGCGCTTCGCGTCGCACGGCGTCAATCTCATCCAGCAAGACTCGAACCTGGAAGAAGCCCGGCTGTTGGCATGA
- a CDS encoding FtsW/RodA/SpoVE family cell cycle protein has protein sequence MVSTKTQAPARPWLLLLPFPAILLGAFTASRGGAPTTVFATNVVAAVLGTGVVLLLRQVSISGLRRIAVPLAAGAVLLTASTFLFPGLDGVHRWLQLGPVRLHASAIATPWVLLGISVALRQRFAISAALALAMSAVLTAQPDAGQATAFALAASLLLAQARATPWPPRALGCVAVLGLGLSAWLRPDPLEAVPHVEGIVGLASDLAPALGVGAVLALALLLIPTLPGVSKGTVSEGLPVSLGVYIAVTLCAPALGDFPVPVMGAGASPVLGWYMALGILAVWRRPQEHPTP, from the coding sequence ATGGTCTCCACCAAGACGCAGGCGCCGGCGCGGCCGTGGCTTCTGCTGCTGCCCTTCCCCGCCATCCTCCTGGGCGCGTTCACCGCGAGCCGAGGCGGCGCCCCCACCACGGTCTTCGCCACCAATGTCGTGGCGGCGGTGCTGGGCACGGGCGTGGTGCTCCTGCTGCGCCAGGTCTCGATCTCGGGGCTCCGGCGCATCGCCGTTCCTCTCGCGGCCGGCGCGGTCCTGCTCACCGCCTCGACGTTCCTGTTCCCGGGGCTCGACGGAGTCCACCGCTGGCTTCAGTTGGGGCCTGTCCGGCTCCATGCGTCCGCCATCGCCACGCCGTGGGTGCTGCTGGGCATCAGCGTCGCCCTGAGACAACGCTTCGCCATCTCCGCGGCGCTGGCCCTGGCGATGTCGGCCGTCCTCACCGCGCAGCCCGACGCGGGGCAGGCAACGGCCTTTGCCCTCGCCGCGAGCCTCTTGCTCGCACAGGCCCGCGCGACACCGTGGCCGCCGCGAGCCTTGGGCTGCGTCGCGGTGCTCGGGCTCGGCCTGAGCGCGTGGCTCCGGCCGGACCCGCTCGAAGCCGTTCCCCATGTCGAGGGCATCGTGGGGCTGGCCTCGGACCTGGCGCCCGCGCTTGGCGTGGGGGCCGTGCTGGCCCTGGCGCTGCTCCTGATCCCCACCCTGCCAGGTGTGTCAAAGGGCACAGTGAGCGAAGGCCTGCCCGTCAGCCTTGGTGTCTACATCGCCGTGACGCTTTGCGCGCCGGCGCTCGGCGACTTCCCCGTTCCCGTGATGGGCGCGGGCGCCAGTCCCGTGCTGGGTTGGTACATGGCCCTGGGGATTCTCGCGGTCTGGCGGCGCCCGCAGGAGCACCCCACCCCGTAG